The window TTAATCAAGAATGTGCTCACCATATTGAGGACTTAAAAATTTTACAGTTTATTGATTCAACTGAGAAAAGACTCTCCACATTGCAACTGCCACTCCAAGCAATCCTCGAAATCAAAACTTCTGGCGCAATCAAGAAGCGCATTTTGCTGATGTTCATAATGGCATATGTAATTCAACCCAACAAGAAGCTCACAGATCAGTTCCTCAATCTTCACTCTGTCAGCAAAGTAAAGAGTCTGAAGCAGCAGAACATTCGTCCTGCTGACAATTTGGTGCTGCTCAAAATTGCGCTCACTTTGCCATCTGATCATGTTATGTGCAAGTGGCCCAAGCCATCTAAGTATCCCATCAAGATTCTCCTTCCATTTGTGAGCAAGAGGAGCATCACATATGACCAAATCCTTGACATAGGACTTGAGTCTTGCCTTAAGAGATAATCTTAAGCTTGTTGGCAGCATCTGATAAAGGTCATCCCTTGCATCCTCACTGACTAAATGCGGGTAGCGAAGCAGCTTCTCTATGAAAATTATCACATTAGCATAGTGCAAGGATAAAGCAGACCCTCCAAGAGTGGAAGGAACCGCATAAAGACTTAAGCTAATTTTCTGCCCAAATGTTGAGCAATTCTGAGTACTAGATTTTGCCTGTCGATCTCTGGTGAAAGGAACACCACTTTGTGCATGACTTAGAACATCGGTATGGCAGAATCCCTTGTGCTTAATGCTGTTGTGACAACTTGACATGTGACTCTGTTGATCCTCGCAACTAATAACATAACCacagccaccaccaccatcatcatcatcatcgtcaaatTTTGAAACTTTGCTACTCAAACTCAGACATTCCATGAAAAGTTTCCCTGGACTAGTTCCACAAGCAAAACCGAACTCTTCAGGCCGAAGAGCCGCTAAGTGATCTCTACTAATTTCTATTTGAGCCTTACTAGTACTAGTACTATTACTGGCTCCCTTTCTCCCCTTTCTCTCCATGACTGAATTCACAAGTGAACCAGAATGAAATCCATTTTTCTTGCTCTGATTGTGAATCAACCGCTTAGAACTCATATGAACATTACTACTGAGGCAAGATTCACCAATCACAGAACTATTGTTCTTCAAAGCAGATTCGCCAAAGATAACAGAAACCCTAGCATACATGGTGCAAACCGTCCTGGCCAATAACTGAACGACCTTATCAAAGTTCTGATTCCATAGCGAaacatccttgagatgcctcacaTCATCCCTCTGCCACATGAGTTTCTGCTCAAAAGCCCTCTTACTTTCTTCGTGATGATTATTCTGAAACTTCTTCAAACCTTCTTCTAATTCATTCAATCCTTCCATTTCACTATACAAATTCCTTGTTGCATTAACATACCTATCCAATTTCCTCACCATCCCTTCCATGTGCGTAACCAAGAACCCTAATTCCTTCACATCAATCACGCCATTAACTATGTCACTGTAAATATGCTCAAATCCCTGCAAAGCAGGCTCAGAGCACTTCTTCCCCAGCCGCGAAACCACAGCGGCGATTTGGTTCAGTTCCTCAAGCTTCTCCACGAGAGCGAGCTCGAGGAGATGAACCTCATCAGAGGAAACAATGTTCCTAACACCCTCTGAGATTAATGTCTCGTTCTTGAGCTTTGAGATCTCAGAATCTGAAAGTGATTTGTGAAGGTGAACCATTTTTGACATCGCGGTTGCTACTTCGAAAGAAAGAATGCCAATGGTCTCTTTGTTGTTATTTTCTGAAcgcttttgattctgttttttacTCTTTGTTGAGGAAGTTTCTAGAAGAAGAGCATGCTTGAGATTGGAGCTTAGCTGGTTTCCCATCTTTACAATCCAAGCTTCGGCAACCATAGCTGCTTCAAACACCGACACTAATAAAGGTTCTTACCTAttgctagtttttttttttttttttttttttttgtgcgcGCGTGGAATCAATTTTGTGCAGTTGAATTGTTGTTCATGTTATGCATGCTTGTGAATAAGCAACATAAACAGAAGAGATAGTGGAGTTGTCAGAAAGTGGTAGAAAAGAAAAGTcacaaggagagagagagagagaggggggagagggTATGTGTATTTGTGTGGAAAAGAGAGGGCATAGCATGCTGCAACAAATTGAGAAGGCGTGGTAGAAGAAGGATGATGGGATAAAAGGTGTAATAATTGATTGGAGcacaaagagaaaaagaaga is drawn from Arachis hypogaea cultivar Tifrunner chromosome 12, arahy.Tifrunner.gnm2.J5K5, whole genome shotgun sequence and contains these coding sequences:
- the LOC112727371 gene encoding uncharacterized protein, with product MVAEAWIVKMGNQLSSNLKHALLLETSSTKSKKQNQKRSENNNKETIGILSFEVATAMSKMVHLHKSLSDSEISKLKNETLISEGVRNIVSSDEVHLLELALVEKLEELNQIAAVVSRLGKKCSEPALQGFEHIYSDIVNGVIDVKELGFLVTHMEGMVRKLDRYVNATRNLYSEMEGLNELEEGLKKFQNNHHEESKRAFEQKLMWQRDDVRHLKDVSLWNQNFDKVVQLLARTVCTMYARVSVIFGESALKNNSSVIGESCLSSNVHMSSKRLIHNQSKKNGFHSGSLVNSVMERKGRKGASNSTSTSKAQIEISRDHLAALRPEEFGFACGTSPGKLFMECLSLSSKVSKFDDDDDDGGGGCGYVISCEDQQSHMSSCHNSIKHKGFCHTDVLSHAQSGVPFTRDRQAKSSTQNCSTFGQKISLSLYAVPSTLGGSALSLHYANVIIFIEKLLRYPHLVSEDARDDLYQMLPTSLRLSLKARLKSYVKDLVICDAPLAHKWKENLDGILRWLGPLAHNMIRWQSERNFEQHQIVSRTNVLLLQTLYFADRVKIEELICELLVGLNYICHYEHQQNALLDCARSFDFEDCLEWQLQCGESFLS